A portion of the Acidobacteriota bacterium genome contains these proteins:
- the edd gene encoding phosphogluconate dehydratase, with amino-acid sequence MTKLHPTLEAVTERVRRRSRLSRQSYLDKIHRAARDGRTRTQLSCSNLAHGFAACGAHDKEALKEGEEPNIAIVSAYNDMLSAHQPFETYPQRIKEAVRQRGAVAQFAGGVPAMCDGVTQGQPGMELSLFSRDVIALSTAVALSHNMFDGAVCMGVCDKIIPGLLLGALSFGHLPVVFIPAGPMPSGLSNKEKARIRQLYAEGKISQRELLDAESASYHSPGTCTFYGTANSNQMFMEILGLHLPGASFINPGTALRDALTDAAAQRVVDLVHGGEEYTPLGEIVDERAILNAVVGLLATGGSTNHTLHLVAIARAAGVIIDWQDFDRLSSAVPLLARVYPNGSADVNHFHQAGGLPFLIGQLLDAGLLHPDVRTIAGPGLERYRREALLEDGELAWRPSPEKSRDALILRSHDDPFQATGGLRLVDGKLGRGVVKTSAVKEKHRRVEAPARIFERQEELVRAFDAGELDRDFVAVVRFQGPRANGMPELHKLMPQLGVLQDRGHSVALVTDGRLSGASGKVLSAIHLTPEAAVGGPLARLQDGDRILLDPENGVLEVQVPDEEWEARSSSLALTAPGDLGDFHQGLGRELFTGFRAVANGAEQGAMSFGAGAFGHEPHPALESDGESADAHDSAGGTASAARPAPAEAVLGGSFEDA; translated from the coding sequence ATGACGAAGCTCCACCCCACTCTCGAAGCCGTCACCGAGCGGGTGCGCCGTCGCAGCCGGCTCTCCCGACAGAGCTATCTCGACAAGATCCACCGCGCCGCTCGTGACGGGCGCACCCGCACGCAGCTCTCGTGCTCCAACCTGGCCCATGGCTTTGCCGCTTGCGGCGCCCACGACAAGGAGGCGCTGAAGGAGGGGGAGGAGCCCAATATCGCCATCGTCTCGGCCTACAACGACATGCTGTCGGCGCACCAGCCCTTCGAGACCTATCCCCAGCGCATCAAGGAGGCGGTACGCCAGCGCGGCGCCGTGGCTCAGTTCGCCGGCGGCGTTCCCGCCATGTGCGACGGCGTCACCCAGGGTCAGCCGGGGATGGAGCTCTCCCTGTTCAGTCGCGACGTCATTGCTTTGTCCACCGCCGTCGCCCTTTCCCACAATATGTTCGACGGCGCGGTGTGCATGGGAGTGTGCGACAAGATCATCCCCGGCCTGCTGCTAGGTGCTCTCTCCTTCGGCCATCTGCCGGTGGTCTTCATCCCCGCCGGGCCCATGCCGTCGGGGCTGTCCAACAAGGAGAAGGCGCGCATCCGCCAGCTCTACGCCGAGGGCAAGATCAGCCAGCGGGAGCTGCTGGACGCCGAGTCCGCCTCCTACCATTCGCCGGGCACCTGCACTTTCTACGGCACCGCCAACAGCAATCAGATGTTCATGGAGATCCTCGGCCTGCACCTGCCCGGGGCGTCGTTCATCAACCCCGGAACGGCGCTACGGGACGCTCTCACCGACGCCGCCGCCCAGCGGGTGGTGGACCTGGTGCACGGCGGGGAGGAGTACACGCCGCTGGGGGAGATCGTCGACGAGCGGGCGATCCTCAACGCGGTGGTGGGGCTCTTGGCCACCGGTGGTTCCACCAATCACACCCTGCACCTGGTGGCCATCGCCCGGGCGGCGGGGGTGATCATCGACTGGCAAGATTTCGACCGGCTGTCCTCCGCCGTGCCCCTGCTGGCGCGGGTCTACCCCAACGGTAGCGCCGACGTGAACCACTTCCATCAGGCCGGCGGCCTGCCGTTCCTCATCGGCCAGCTGCTGGACGCCGGGTTGCTGCACCCGGACGTGCGCACCATCGCCGGTCCGGGGCTGGAGCGCTACCGCCGGGAGGCGCTGCTGGAGGATGGCGAGCTGGCGTGGCGACCCTCGCCGGAGAAGAGCCGGGACGCCCTGATCCTGCGCTCCCACGACGACCCCTTCCAGGCCACCGGCGGGCTGCGGCTGGTGGATGGCAAGCTCGGCCGCGGGGTGGTCAAGACCAGCGCGGTGAAGGAGAAGCACCGGCGGGTGGAAGCCCCGGCGCGGATCTTCGAGCGGCAGGAGGAGCTGGTGCGGGCGTTTGACGCCGGCGAGCTGGACCGGGACTTCGTGGCGGTGGTGCGCTTCCAGGGGCCGCGGGCCAACGGCATGCCGGAGCTGCACAAGCTGATGCCCCAGCTGGGGGTGCTCCAGGATCGCGGTCACTCGGTAGCGCTGGTCACCGACGGCCGGCTGTCCGGTGCTTCCGGCAAGGTGCTCTCCGCTATCCATCTGACCCCGGAGGCGGCGGTGGGGGGACCGCTGGCGAGGCTTCAGGACGGTGACAGAATCCTGCTGGATCCGGAGAACGGCGTCTTGGAGGTGCAGGTGCCCGACGAGGAGTGGGAAGCTCGGTCCAGCTCGCTAGCGTTAACGGCTCCGGGCGACCTGGGGGATTTCCACCAGGGCCTCGGCCGCGAGCTGTTCACCGGCTTCCGAGCCGTTGCCAACGGCGCCGAGCAGGGGGCCATGAGTTTCGGTGCGGGGGCTTTCGGCCACGAGCCGCATCCTGCGCTGGAGTCAGATGGAGAGAGCGCCGATGCCCACGACTCCGCCGGCGGCACCGCTTCTGCGGCCCGTCCCGCTCCCGCGGAGGCGGTGCTCGGCGGCTCCTTCGAGGACGCCTGA
- a CDS encoding GNAT family N-acetyltransferase, with translation MQLSDPPRAGTPEGAALGIELRFPELSDVDGLYAAVQESFPELHPWMGWCHQGYSRQETLEFIIAQAQARTDGSGFEFLIVGEEGQILGVCGVNGIDAEAGTANLGYWIRTSATGRGLATEAVQRLVRWTFEHTPVERIEIRAAKDNVGSRRVAAKAGAHQRKVLEGGLEVGDRTYDAVVFTLERPGS, from the coding sequence GTGCAACTCTCCGACCCACCCCGAGCCGGGACGCCGGAGGGCGCAGCCCTCGGCATCGAGCTGCGCTTTCCCGAGCTCTCCGACGTCGACGGTCTCTACGCGGCAGTGCAGGAGTCCTTCCCGGAGCTGCATCCCTGGATGGGCTGGTGCCACCAGGGGTACTCGCGGCAGGAGACTCTGGAATTCATCATCGCCCAGGCCCAGGCGCGCACCGACGGCAGCGGCTTCGAGTTCCTGATCGTCGGCGAGGAGGGCCAGATTCTCGGCGTTTGCGGCGTCAACGGCATCGACGCCGAAGCCGGGACCGCCAACCTCGGCTATTGGATCCGCACCTCCGCCACCGGCCGCGGTCTCGCCACCGAAGCGGTGCAGCGGCTGGTGCGTTGGACCTTCGAGCACACGCCGGTCGAGCGCATCGAGATCCGTGCCGCCAAGGACAACGTCGGCAGCCGGCGAGTGGCCGCCAAGGCCGGGGCTCACCAGCGGAAGGTCCTCGAGGGGGGGTTGGAGGTGGGGGACAGGACCTACGATGCGGTGGTCTTCACTCTAGAGCGTCCGGGCTCCTGA
- the zwf gene encoding glucose-6-phosphate dehydrogenase, translating into MKIKTDAPFDMIVIGASGDLAQRKLLPALYFLHKHGDLSPTGRIIGVARHEWTQDEFLRTAEASCRKYLDQGDFSDDDWSSFARRLHYLALAATEPESYADLARLLAQDGEDAERRARIFYLATPPDLYGSISHAIAAAGLITSGARIVLEKPIGSDLDSAAAINASVGEVFPEDRIYRIDHYLGKETVQNLMALRFGNALFEPMWRSEHVDHVQITVAETLGVEGRGAYYDQSGALRDMVQNHLLQLLCLVAMEPPSRLAQDAIREEKIKVLRSLRPIEGEDLARKTVRGQYREGAIAGQSVVGYLEEPDTDPASGTETFVALKAEVDNWRWAGVPFYLRTGKRMGHRVSEIIIQFRRVPHLLFTDQANAIQDNRLVIRLQPDESIKLALMIKTPGAGMALRRVHLNLNMAETFEERPALAYERLLMDVIRGNATLFMHRTEVEEAWRWIDTILEGWEARGDRPRYYNAGTWGPPESIALVVRDERAWYEHLV; encoded by the coding sequence ATGAAGATCAAGACCGACGCCCCCTTCGACATGATCGTCATCGGCGCCAGCGGCGACCTGGCCCAGCGCAAGCTCCTGCCAGCGCTGTACTTTCTGCACAAACATGGCGACCTCTCCCCCACCGGACGCATCATCGGCGTGGCGCGCCATGAGTGGACCCAGGATGAATTCCTGCGCACCGCCGAGGCCAGCTGCCGCAAATACCTCGACCAGGGCGATTTCTCCGACGACGATTGGAGCTCCTTCGCCCGGCGGCTGCACTATCTGGCCCTGGCCGCCACCGAGCCCGAGAGCTACGCCGACCTGGCCCGGCTGCTGGCGCAGGACGGCGAGGACGCGGAACGGCGGGCGCGCATCTTCTACCTGGCGACGCCGCCGGATCTCTACGGCAGCATCAGTCACGCCATCGCCGCCGCCGGCCTGATCACCTCCGGTGCCCGCATCGTGCTGGAAAAACCCATCGGCAGCGACCTCGACTCCGCCGCCGCCATCAACGCCTCCGTCGGCGAGGTCTTCCCCGAGGACCGCATCTACCGCATCGACCACTACCTGGGCAAAGAGACGGTGCAAAACCTCATGGCCCTGCGCTTCGGCAACGCTCTCTTCGAGCCCATGTGGCGTTCGGAGCACGTCGATCACGTGCAGATCACCGTCGCCGAGACCCTCGGCGTGGAGGGCCGGGGCGCCTACTACGACCAGAGCGGCGCGCTGCGGGACATGGTGCAGAACCACCTCCTCCAGCTCCTCTGCCTGGTGGCCATGGAACCCCCCAGCCGCCTGGCCCAGGACGCCATCCGCGAAGAGAAGATCAAGGTTCTGCGCTCGCTGCGACCCATCGAAGGAGAGGATCTGGCACGCAAGACGGTGCGCGGGCAATACCGCGAGGGCGCCATCGCCGGACAGTCGGTGGTGGGTTATTTGGAGGAACCGGACACCGACCCCGCCTCCGGCACCGAGACCTTCGTCGCCCTCAAGGCGGAGGTGGACAATTGGCGTTGGGCCGGCGTGCCCTTCTATCTGCGCACCGGCAAGCGCATGGGGCATCGCGTGTCGGAGATCATCATCCAATTCCGCAGGGTGCCGCACCTGCTCTTCACCGATCAGGCCAACGCCATTCAGGACAACCGCTTGGTGATCCGCCTGCAGCCGGACGAGAGCATCAAGCTGGCGCTGATGATCAAGACCCCCGGGGCCGGCATGGCCCTGCGCCGGGTGCACCTCAACCTGAATATGGCGGAGACCTTCGAGGAGCGCCCGGCCCTGGCCTATGAACGCCTGCTCATGGACGTCATCCGCGGCAACGCCACCCTCTTCATGCACCGCACCGAGGTGGAAGAGGCCTGGCGCTGGATCGACACCATCCTCGAAGGCTGGGAGGCCCGCGGCGACCGCCCCCGCTATTACAATGCCGGTACCTGGGGTCCGCCGGAGTCCATCGCCCTGGTGGTGAGGGACGAGCGGGCCTGGTACGAGCACCTGGTATGA
- the eda gene encoding bifunctional 4-hydroxy-2-oxoglutarate aldolase/2-dehydro-3-deoxy-phosphogluconate aldolase: MPPSQHPSSSPLAELLSRAPVLPVLVVKQADDAVPLARALAAGGLPILEITLRTVDALEAVRRIAAEVPEAVVGVGTVTHPAQLDEAAKAGARFAVSPGLPPTLAAAASDAPIPLLPGVQTATEAMAAQDLGFHLLKLFPASVAGGVAALKALGGPLPDLRFCPTGGISAATFRDYLALPNVICVGGSWVAPAAAVAARDWQGITLLAKEASS, from the coding sequence GTGCCCCCATCCCAGCATCCTTCCTCCTCGCCCCTGGCAGAGCTCTTGAGCCGCGCGCCGGTGCTGCCGGTGTTGGTGGTGAAGCAAGCCGACGACGCAGTGCCCCTGGCCCGTGCCCTGGCCGCCGGCGGGCTGCCGATCCTGGAGATCACCCTGCGCACCGTCGACGCCCTGGAAGCGGTGCGCCGCATCGCCGCCGAGGTCCCGGAGGCGGTGGTGGGAGTGGGCACCGTCACCCACCCCGCTCAGCTGGACGAAGCGGCGAAAGCCGGCGCCCGCTTCGCCGTCAGTCCCGGACTGCCGCCGACGCTGGCGGCAGCGGCCTCCGACGCGCCCATCCCGCTCTTGCCGGGGGTGCAGACGGCGACGGAGGCGATGGCGGCCCAGGATCTAGGATTCCACCTGCTCAAGCTCTTCCCCGCCTCGGTGGCGGGGGGCGTGGCGGCCCTCAAGGCTCTCGGCGGTCCGCTACCGGACTTGCGCTTCTGCCCCACCGGCGGCATCTCCGCCGCCACCTTTCGCGACTACCTGGCCCTGCCTAACGTGATCTGCGTCGGCGGCTCCTGGGTGGCGCCGGCGGCGGCGGTGGCCGCCCGCGACTGGCAAGGGATCACCCTCCTCGCCAAGGAGGCCAGCTCATGA